The DNA sequence CCCCGCCTCCCGGTGCGCGAGCAGGCCGGGCACGGCCGCGGCCACGGCCGCGGCCAGGGCGGTTTCGGCCGGTTCGGGCAGACCCGCGAATCCCTGTCCCCCGGGGGTCGCGCCCCCGGCGAGCCACCGGTCCGCGCAGCCGGCCAGTTCCCCCGCCTCGAGGGTGCGGCCTTCCAGGATGTTGCGGCAGCGCTTGACGCCCTTGGCGAGCAGCAGGAAATCCGGCTGTTCCCGGAAGCCTTCGAGGGCGCGGGCCCAGGCGACCGCGTCGGTCGGGTCGTTCCCGTGCGCGGGCAGGACCGCCCGCACCGCCTCCTGGGAGACGCCCCCGGCGACCAGTTGCCCCTCCAGGCGCGTGCGGGCGAAAGCGAGGATCTCGCCGAGGGCCAGACCGCGGCGGGTCTCGTCGGCCAGCGTCGCGTAGCCGGCGAGGGCCTGAGCGACGGCGGCGGCGAGGTCCAGGCGCGCGGCGCGGTCGATCAGGATGCGCAGCACGGCCAGGGTGTGGCGCCGCAGCGCGTAGGGGTCCTTGGCGCCGGTCGGGACGAACCCGGCCAGCCAGCAGCCCGCCAGGGTGTCCAGGCGGTCGGCCGCGGCCAGCGCGGCGGCGGCCGCCCCGGCGGGCAGCCCGTCCGCGGCGGAGCGTGGGCGGTAGTATTCCTCGAGCAGCGAGCACACGGCGGGGGCCTCCCCCGCCGCCGCGGCGTAGCGCGCGCCGATGGTGCCCTCGAGCTTCGTGAACTCCTTGCCGTCGCGGATCATCTCGGTGACGAGGTCGAACTTGCAGATCCGCGCGGCGCGCAGCAGCTCCGGCGGCGGCGCGCCGCCGTCGCCCAGGCCCGCGGACCAGAGCAGCTCCACCAGGCGGCCCACGCGCCCGACCTTGTCCAGCACCGTGCCGTAGCCCTCGAGCCAGGTCACGTCCGCGAGCCGCGCGGTGTGCTGGTCGGGCGTGAGCTTCAGGTCGCAGCGCCAGTAGAACAGGGCGTCGTTGAGACGCGCGTTGAGCACCTTCTCGTTCCCCCGGATCACGTTGTCCAGGGCGGTTTCGTCGCCGTCGCGCACGGCGAAGAAGACCGGCAGCAGGCCGCCATCGCCTGCACGGCGTACCGCGAAGTAACGCTGGTGGGCCTTCAGCGCCGTGACGATGACTTCGTCCGGCAGGGCGAAGTAGGACTCCGGGACGGCGCCGAGGAAGGGCGTGGGGTGCTCCAGCAGGTCGGTGACCTCCTGCAGCAGCTCCTCGTCCTCGACGACCCGGCCGCCCGCCTCGCGCGCCAGACGCTCCCCGCCCTCGCGCACGATGCGGCGACGCTCGTCCTGGTCGGGCTCGACGCCGTGGTCCCGCATCGCCGCGAGGTACGCGCCGGGCGAGGCGATCTCGACCGGAGCGCCCGCGGCCAGGGTGCGGTGGCCGCGCGAGACGCGGCCCGCGCGCAGGCCGGCCATCTCCAGCGGCAGCACCTGCTCGCCGAGGAGGGCCACGAGCCACTGGATCGGCCGCGCGTATTCGAAGTCGGAGGTCCCCCAGTGCATCGTCTTGGGGAAGGGGATCGACGTCATCAGCCCCGGCAGCCGCTCGGCCAGCAGTTCCGCGGCCGGGCGGCCGGCCAGCGTCCGGCGCACGCCCAGGAACGCGCCGCCCTTGCCGTCGCCCATCTCCAGGCAGTCGTCGATCGCCACGCCGTTCTTGCGGGCGAAGCCCAGGGCGGCCGGGGTGGGCGAGCCGTCCGGGGCGCGGGCCGCCGACAGCGGCGGTCCCTTGACCTCGATCGTGCGGTCGGCCTGCTGCTCGGCGAGGGCCTCGACGAGCACGGCGAGGCGGCGGGGCGTGGCGAGCACCCGCAGGCCGCGGTGCTCCAGCGACAGCTCGGCGAGCAGGGCCGCGAAACCGGCCGCCACGTGCTGCCGCTCGACGGGCAGGAAGCGGGCCGGCAGTTCGTCGGTGCCGATCTCGAACAGGAACGGCAGCATCTTCGCACCGGTCATCGGGATCCCTCCTCGCGGCCCAGCAGGGGGAAGCCCATGGCCTCCCGCTTCTCCAGGTAGGCCTGCGCGACGCGGCGCGACAGCGCACGCACGCGCTTGATGTAGCCGGTCCGCTCGGTGACCGAGATGGCGCCCCGCGCCTCGAGCAGGTTGAACAGGTGGCTGCACTTGATCACCGCGTCGTACGCGGGGTAGACCAGGGCCGCCTCGACCAGGCGCGCCGCCTCGGCTTCGCGGTCGTCGAAGTGGCGCCGGTACATCTCGACGTCGGCGTGCTCGAAGTTGAAGGCGGAGAACTCCTGCTCGAACTGGCCCTGGACGTCGCCCCAGGAGAGGCCGCCGCCCCACAGCAGGTCCTTCACGTGCCCGACACCCTGGACGTACATCGCCAGGCGCAGCAGCCCGTAGGTCAGCTCGACCGACACCGGGTTCAGGCGCAGCCCGCCCACCTGCTGGAAGTAGGTGAACTGCGAGATCTCCATGCCGTCGATCCAGACCTCCCAGCCCAGGCCGCTGGCGCCGAGGGTCGGCGACTCCCAGTCGTCCTCCACGAAGCGGATGTCGTGCTCACGCGGCTCGATGCCGATGGCGCGCAGCGATTCCAGGTACAGGCCCTGCGAGTCCGCGGGGTTCGGCTTCAGGATGACCTGGTACTGCAGGAACTGCTGGACGCGGTTCGGATTCTCCAGGTAGCGGCCGTCCTTGGGCCGGCGGCTCGGCTCGACGTAGGCGACCTTCCAGGGCTCCGGTCCGAGGCAGCGCAGGAAGGTGGCCGGGTTGAAGGTCCCGGCCCCCACCTCGGAATTGTAGGGTTGGATGATGACGCAACCCTGGTCCATCCAGAATCTCTGGAGCCCGGCGATCATCTCCTGGTAGCTCAGCATGGTTCGTCGTCCTTTGCGGTCGCGGCCGCGGCGTCGGCGCTCCGCGCCGCGCGCAGCAGTTCCAGGCCCGCGGGCAGGCGGTACTCCGGCAGGTGATAGGTCAGGAAGCGGTGCAGCAGGATCCCCGTTTCGCGGGAGGTCCGCCGCGAGGACCGCTCCGGCGCCGCGCCGCTCAGCGACCGCAGGGCCGCCAGCGTCTCGGGCGCGAGCGGCCGGTCGTCCGCCCCGGCGCACGCGCCGCAGACCGCGCCGCCGGCGGCAGGGCTGAAACGGCAGCCGGGCGGTTCCAGCCCGCCGCCGCAGGCGGCGCAGGCCGCCAGTTCCGGCGCGATCCCCTGCAGCTCCAGCAGCGCCGTCTCGAAGGCGTAAAAAAGCGGGGCCTCGTCCCCCGCCGCGCCGGATGATAGCATCTCCAGGTAGCGGCGGCAAAGCCCAAACAGGCCCACCTCGCGCTCGCCGCTGGGGCGGCAGCGGTCGGCTAGTTCCAGCGCCGCGAGCGCGTAGGCGGTGCGTTCGAGGCTGTTGTCGTCCAGCAACGGGTCCAGCAGCAGGCTGCCGCCCTTGAGGTACTGCAGCTCGCGGTCGGGGCTCCAGCCGAACTCCACCTCGACGAGCCGGCCCGGCCCCACCAGGGGCTGCAGCCGGGAAAGCCCCTGGCGCGCCCCCTTGGCGATGACCCGCACGTAGCCCCGCGCCTCGGTCAGCAGCGAGGCGACCACGCTGGTCTCGCCGCTGGGCCAGGCCCTCAGCACCACGGCCCGGGAGTGGACGACGGGTTGCGGCAGGACCGGCAAGTCGCCCCCCGTCAGCGGATGAGGAGGGATGCCATCCCCAGATAGATCATCACGGCGATGAAGTCGTTCGACATGGTGATGAACGGCCCGGTGGCGATGGCCGGGTCGGCGCCGGCCCGGTAGAGCAGCAGCGGCATCGTGGTGCCGATCATCGCCGCGCTGAGGATCACGGTCATCATGGCGATGGTCAGCACGACCGCCACCTCCATGTCGCCGAGCAGCAGGCGCGCGGCGACCATCACGCAGGCCGAGATCAGGGTGCCCGTCAGCAGGGCGGTGCCCAGTTCGCGCATGAGGTAGCGGCCGATGCGGTAGATGCTGACCTCGCCGGTGGCCAGTCCGCGCAC is a window from the bacterium genome containing:
- the glyS gene encoding glycine--tRNA ligase subunit beta; the encoded protein is MTGAKMLPFLFEIGTDELPARFLPVERQHVAAGFAALLAELSLEHRGLRVLATPRRLAVLVEALAEQQADRTIEVKGPPLSAARAPDGSPTPAALGFARKNGVAIDDCLEMGDGKGGAFLGVRRTLAGRPAAELLAERLPGLMTSIPFPKTMHWGTSDFEYARPIQWLVALLGEQVLPLEMAGLRAGRVSRGHRTLAAGAPVEIASPGAYLAAMRDHGVEPDQDERRRIVREGGERLAREAGGRVVEDEELLQEVTDLLEHPTPFLGAVPESYFALPDEVIVTALKAHQRYFAVRRAGDGGLLPVFFAVRDGDETALDNVIRGNEKVLNARLNDALFYWRCDLKLTPDQHTARLADVTWLEGYGTVLDKVGRVGRLVELLWSAGLGDGGAPPPELLRAARICKFDLVTEMIRDGKEFTKLEGTIGARYAAAAGEAPAVCSLLEEYYRPRSAADGLPAGAAAAALAAADRLDTLAGCWLAGFVPTGAKDPYALRRHTLAVLRILIDRAARLDLAAAVAQALAGYATLADETRRGLALGEILAFARTRLEGQLVAGGVSQEAVRAVLPAHGNDPTDAVAWARALEGFREQPDFLLLAKGVKRCRNILEGRTLEAGELAGCADRWLAGGATPGGQGFAGLPEPAETALAAAVAAAVPGLLAHREAGDYIGVFRALSGLGPAIDGFFESVRVNADQAELRELRHAFLREIYGLFAQFADFSEVAPLESTS
- the recO gene encoding DNA repair protein RecO, whose translation is MPVLPQPVVHSRAVVLRAWPSGETSVVASLLTEARGYVRVIAKGARQGLSRLQPLVGPGRLVEVEFGWSPDRELQYLKGGSLLLDPLLDDNSLERTAYALAALELADRCRPSGEREVGLFGLCRRYLEMLSSGAAGDEAPLFYAFETALLELQGIAPELAACAACGGGLEPPGCRFSPAAGGAVCGACAGADDRPLAPETLAALRSLSGAAPERSSRRTSRETGILLHRFLTYHLPEYRLPAGLELLRAARSADAAAATAKDDEPC
- a CDS encoding glycine--tRNA ligase subunit alpha, with protein sequence MLSYQEMIAGLQRFWMDQGCVIIQPYNSEVGAGTFNPATFLRCLGPEPWKVAYVEPSRRPKDGRYLENPNRVQQFLQYQVILKPNPADSQGLYLESLRAIGIEPREHDIRFVEDDWESPTLGASGLGWEVWIDGMEISQFTYFQQVGGLRLNPVSVELTYGLLRLAMYVQGVGHVKDLLWGGGLSWGDVQGQFEQEFSAFNFEHADVEMYRRHFDDREAEAARLVEAALVYPAYDAVIKCSHLFNLLEARGAISVTERTGYIKRVRALSRRVAQAYLEKREAMGFPLLGREEGSR